One Thermofilum pendens Hrk 5 DNA segment encodes these proteins:
- a CDS encoding PaREP1 family protein produces MGGVVAEEDVTLVTAEEILKYAEEEFEKAIKTRDVMLYRNAADKAFFSMVLAVNSYIYRKMNVTPKSHSERRSLLRKMNREDLRALYSDIMKTLHDEAFYEGVYNPKEAEYAIKQVKKMLEEFKKARATSARRQPHSLRVIDEHTIYTSRESPLPTGRA; encoded by the coding sequence GTGGGAGGGGTGGTGGCCGAAGAGGATGTTACCTTGGTAACCGCTGAAGAGATTCTGAAATATGCTGAAGAAGAGTTTGAGAAGGCGATCAAAACAAGGGATGTAATGCTTTACAGAAACGCTGCGGATAAAGCCTTCTTCTCTATGGTACTTGCCGTAAACTCCTACATATACCGAAAGATGAACGTGACGCCGAAATCACACAGCGAACGGAGATCTCTACTTAGAAAGATGAACAGGGAAGACCTTAGAGCTCTCTACAGCGATATCATGAAAACGCTACACGATGAAGCCTTTTACGAGGGAGTCTATAACCCCAAAGAGGCCGAGTACGCAATTAAACAGGTTAAAAAGATGCTTGAAGAGTTCAAAAAGGCTAGAGCTACCTCTGCGAGGAGACAACCTCACTCTCTTAGAGTGATCGATGAACACACTATCTATACTTCGCGCGAAAGCCCCTTGCCTACAGGGCGCGCCTAG
- a CDS encoding PaREP1 family protein — protein sequence MAVPIALPPSLAKKILEEARKRGVTIEEYIVDFLTRDFDPSDRAREYVEVALYLLDRAREELKRGDVRQAAEKTWGAAALAVKAYAMWKDGRRLTSHGELWDYESLIESELGEWVYDAWMAANGMHTCFYEGWCKESHVETAIKHVEGLVKTVAQRLRELKNR from the coding sequence ATGGCTGTACCCATCGCCCTACCTCCAAGTCTCGCTAAAAAGATCTTGGAGGAAGCCAGAAAGCGTGGTGTAACTATCGAGGAGTACATAGTAGACTTTCTCACGCGTGACTTCGACCCAAGCGACAGGGCTAGAGAATATGTGGAGGTTGCCTTGTACCTGCTCGATCGGGCTAGAGAAGAGCTGAAGAGGGGGGATGTTAGACAGGCTGCCGAGAAAACCTGGGGCGCAGCCGCGCTAGCTGTGAAAGCTTACGCTATGTGGAAAGATGGCAGAAGATTAACAAGCCACGGGGAGCTGTGGGACTACGAAAGCCTGATCGAGAGCGAGCTCGGCGAATGGGTCTACGACGCCTGGATGGCTGCTAACGGCATGCATACATGCTTCTACGAGGGATGGTGCAAGGAGAGCCACGTAGAGACAGCTATTAAGCATGTAGAGGGGCTCGTAAAGACGGTAGCTCAAAGGCTAAGAGAACTTAAGAACCGGTAA
- a CDS encoding HEPN domain-containing protein: MVREEAVDWLEEAVADLERAVRAEGVGDYSLACFMAQQAVEKAFKACYIGLLRRRPPRAHDLVMLYSELKGTLSLPGDVEEALPELSQYYVTARYPNAGLRRPSASFSRAQAVRAIEVARGVVERVREALATP, from the coding sequence ATGGTTAGGGAGGAGGCTGTGGACTGGCTTGAGGAGGCTGTTGCAGATCTTGAGAGGGCTGTGAGGGCTGAGGGTGTAGGGGACTATAGCTTGGCTTGTTTCATGGCTCAGCAGGCTGTGGAGAAGGCTTTTAAGGCCTGTTACATAGGGCTTCTGAGGAGGAGGCCTCCTAGGGCCCATGACCTGGTGATGCTTTACAGCGAGTTGAAAGGCACGCTTTCTCTCCCAGGGGACGTCGAGGAGGCTCTCCCGGAGCTTTCCCAGTACTACGTCACAGCCAGGTATCCTAACGCGGGCCTTAGGAGGCCTTCTGCGAGTTTCTCGAGGGCGCAGGCTGTTCGAGCTATAGAGGTGGCTAGGGGTGTCGTTGAAAGGGTTAGAGAGGCTCTCGCTACCCCCTAG
- a CDS encoding AAA family ATPase, whose product MFGAGLQELVRSGSGRAVVGVAGSFSSIEFVIEGGRLAVSRHKPYEGFLDELEVTVPAPGRLRIIHRLSGVSLYDEAVLSPSDLVDAVLKVLAIYLYKALDIFFEAPGVSVLLPDSRAGLSRILLKPYARPSLLKDVLYPDEHFRDAYFMLAESLAEGKVDTGDLEDFLRELGCSVEAIPEGGVRAVYVNTWSGQRLPLPRAPSGVRESLAVALALVVPEQPWLVFIEEPEAHLHPRAQKALARLIARAVKKHGKVVVLSTHSDYLLYAVSNMVALSSSPGVAERLGYSAAEVLDPGLVAAYLLRAEGRRAVVERLDVGPEGVPEEEFVRVAEELAEERARILA is encoded by the coding sequence GTGTTCGGCGCTGGTCTGCAGGAGCTCGTGCGGAGCGGCTCGGGGCGGGCGGTTGTGGGTGTTGCGGGCTCGTTTTCCTCCATCGAGTTCGTGATTGAGGGTGGGCGCCTCGCAGTGAGCCGGCACAAACCCTACGAGGGCTTCCTGGACGAGCTAGAGGTCACTGTGCCGGCGCCTGGGAGGCTTAGGATTATTCATAGGCTCTCCGGCGTCAGTCTGTACGACGAAGCGGTTTTGAGTCCGTCCGACTTGGTTGACGCGGTGCTCAAGGTGTTAGCGATTTATTTGTACAAGGCTCTCGACATCTTCTTCGAGGCTCCCGGCGTTTCCGTGCTTCTGCCTGACAGCAGGGCTGGGCTTTCAAGGATCCTCCTTAAGCCCTACGCTAGGCCTAGCTTGCTTAAGGACGTGTTGTACCCCGACGAGCACTTCAGGGACGCCTACTTCATGCTGGCCGAGAGCCTGGCCGAGGGGAAGGTCGACACGGGAGACTTGGAGGACTTTCTGAGAGAGCTCGGTTGTAGCGTGGAGGCAATCCCGGAGGGCGGGGTGCGCGCAGTATACGTCAACACGTGGAGTGGCCAGAGGCTTCCCCTGCCCCGCGCCCCCTCGGGTGTGCGCGAGTCGCTAGCTGTAGCGCTGGCCCTCGTGGTTCCAGAGCAACCATGGCTAGTGTTTATCGAGGAGCCCGAGGCCCACCTGCATCCTCGGGCGCAGAAGGCTTTAGCGAGGCTTATCGCTAGGGCTGTCAAGAAGCACGGGAAGGTGGTGGTCCTCTCGACGCACAGCGATTACCTGCTCTACGCGGTTAGCAACATGGTGGCGTTGTCCTCGTCGCCGGGTGTGGCGGAGAGGCTGGGGTACAGCGCGGCCGAGGTTTTGGATCCAGGGCTCGTGGCGGCCTACTTGCTCAGGGCTGAGGGGAGGAGGGCTGTTGTCGAGAGGTTGGATGTGGGGCCGGAGGGTGTGCCTGAGGAGGAGTTCGTGAGGGTCGCCGAGGAGCTGGCGGAGGAGAGGGCGAGGATCCTGGCTTAG